A stretch of Apis cerana isolate GH-2021 linkage group LG1, AcerK_1.0, whole genome shotgun sequence DNA encodes these proteins:
- the LOC133666002 gene encoding uncharacterized protein LOC133666002, producing the protein MTNCKINFMMKFASAIFVILVAASPLNAYKIPATGSGALAKEFQDFIDLIPLDKIIEVTKTYYAQDKQFRNIIQLMKTEELKQWMLDIESAPEFKLLINYVQKNGLDIYYLVNEFNKSLKLPPLVSGIKALFGSFDNKITGGFIGYLIDVAALVPIEKLSDLFTEKNKNSEVFKAFVAEVTSSKYFNFYNNIFEDKHYKNLENEAVSLGVTRNDFHTFSPIFIFVAAAFDL; encoded by the exons ATGactaattgcaaaataaatttcatg ATGAAATTCGCTTCGGCAATTTTTGTTATCCTGGTTGCAGCCAGTCCCCTGAATGCTTATAAAATCCCAGCCACTGGTTCAGGTGCCCTCGCCAAGGAATTCCAAGACTTTATAGATTTGATACCGCTCGACAAAATAATCGAAGTAACGAAGACATACTATGCCCAAGATAAGCAATTCCGTAACATTATTCAATTGATGAAAACTGAAGAATTAAAACAATGGATGCTAGACATCGAATCAGCTCCCGAATTCAAGTTACTGATAAATTACGTTCAGAAGAACGgtctcgatatttattatttggttAATGAATTCAACAAATCTTTGAAACTTCCACCTCTTGTCAGTGGAATCAAAGCTCTTTTCGGTTCTTTCGACAATAAAATCACCGGTGGCTTTATAGGTTATTTGATTGACGTTGCCGCTCTTGTAccgatagaaaaattgtctGATTTGTTCActgagaaaaacaaaaattccgAGGTATTCAAGGCTTTCGTAGCAGAAGTAACTTCgtctaaatatttcaatttttacaacaatATTTTCGAGGATAAACATTATAAGAATTTGGAAAACGAGGCTGTAAGTTTAGGCGTAACTAGAAATGATTTCCATACTTTTtctcctatttttattttcgttgcgGCAGCATTCGATTtgtga
- the LOC107999817 gene encoding uncharacterized protein LOC107999817 isoform X2 → MKFVSAIFVILVAASPLNAYKIPATGSGALAKEFQDFIDLLPLDQIIEVTKTYYAQDKQFRNIIQLMKTEELKQWMLDIESTPEFKLLINYVQKNGLDIYYLVNEFNKSLKLPPLVSGIKALFGSFDNKIIGGFIGYLIDVAALVPIEKLSDLFTEKIKNSEVFKAFVAEVTSSKYFNFYNNIFENKHYKNLENEAVNLGVTRNDFHTFSPIFVFVAAAFDL, encoded by the coding sequence atgAAATTCGTTTCGGCAATTTTTGTTATCCTGGTTGCAGCCAGTCCCCTGAACGCTTATAAAATCCCAGCCACTGGTTCGGGTGCCCTCGCCAAGGAATTCCAAGACTTTATAGACTTATTACCGCTCGACCAAATAATCGAAGTGACGAAGACATACTATGCCCAAGATAAGCaatttcgtaatattattcaattgatGAAAACTGAAGAATTAAAACAATGGATGCTAGACATCGAATCAACTCCCGAATTCAAGTTACTGATAAATTACGTTCAGAAGAACGgtctcgatatttattatttggttAATGAATTCAACAAATCTTTGAAACTTCCACCTCTTGTCAGTGGAATCAAAGCTCTTTTCGGTTCTTTCGACAATAAAATCATTGGTGGCTTTATAGGTTATTTGATTGACGTTGCTGCTCTTGTACCGATAGAGAAATTGTCTGATCTGTTCACtgagaaaatcaaaaattccgAGGTATTCAAGGCTTTCGTAGCAGAAGTAACTTCgtctaaatatttcaatttttacaacaatattttcgagaataaaCATTATAAGAATTTGGAAAACGAGGCTGTAAATTTAGGGGTAACTAGAAATGATTTCCATACTTTTTCTCCTATCTTTGTTTTCGTTGCGGCAGCATTCGATTtgtga
- the LOC107999817 gene encoding uncharacterized protein LOC107999817 isoform X1 — protein sequence MLQIIHIKNILAKLVAKTCKMKFVSAIFVILVAASPLNAYKIPATGSGALAKEFQDFIDLLPLDQIIEVTKTYYAQDKQFRNIIQLMKTEELKQWMLDIESTPEFKLLINYVQKNGLDIYYLVNEFNKSLKLPPLVSGIKALFGSFDNKIIGGFIGYLIDVAALVPIEKLSDLFTEKIKNSEVFKAFVAEVTSSKYFNFYNNIFENKHYKNLENEAVNLGVTRNDFHTFSPIFVFVAAAFDL from the exons ATGCTACAAATAATTcacatcaaaaatatattggcAAAACTAGTTGCAAAAACTTGTAAA atgAAATTCGTTTCGGCAATTTTTGTTATCCTGGTTGCAGCCAGTCCCCTGAACGCTTATAAAATCCCAGCCACTGGTTCGGGTGCCCTCGCCAAGGAATTCCAAGACTTTATAGACTTATTACCGCTCGACCAAATAATCGAAGTGACGAAGACATACTATGCCCAAGATAAGCaatttcgtaatattattcaattgatGAAAACTGAAGAATTAAAACAATGGATGCTAGACATCGAATCAACTCCCGAATTCAAGTTACTGATAAATTACGTTCAGAAGAACGgtctcgatatttattatttggttAATGAATTCAACAAATCTTTGAAACTTCCACCTCTTGTCAGTGGAATCAAAGCTCTTTTCGGTTCTTTCGACAATAAAATCATTGGTGGCTTTATAGGTTATTTGATTGACGTTGCTGCTCTTGTACCGATAGAGAAATTGTCTGATCTGTTCACtgagaaaatcaaaaattccgAGGTATTCAAGGCTTTCGTAGCAGAAGTAACTTCgtctaaatatttcaatttttacaacaatattttcgagaataaaCATTATAAGAATTTGGAAAACGAGGCTGTAAATTTAGGGGTAACTAGAAATGATTTCCATACTTTTTCTCCTATCTTTGTTTTCGTTGCGGCAGCATTCGATTtgtga